The following coding sequences lie in one Maribacter forsetii DSM 18668 genomic window:
- a CDS encoding four helix bundle protein, translating to MKIWKLGLEIANDVSDVLVSFPNHERFDLSSQMSRCSISIPSNIAEGSARTDKSFSHFLSISLGSSFELGTQLLIANNRNYITDNKLKLLEDKIEEFQKMTMGFQNSLS from the coding sequence TTGAAGATTTGGAAACTAGGTTTAGAAATAGCTAATGATGTTTCAGATGTATTAGTAAGTTTTCCTAATCATGAAAGATTCGATTTAAGCTCTCAAATGAGTAGGTGTTCAATTTCAATCCCAAGCAATATTGCGGAAGGTTCAGCTAGAACAGATAAATCTTTTAGTCATTTTCTAAGTATCTCTTTAGGTTCATCTTTTGAATTAGGAACACAATTATTAATAGCGAATAATAGAAATTATATAACTGATAATAAATTAAAATTACTTGAAGACAAAATTGAAGAATTTCAGAAAATGACCATGGGCTTTCAAAATAGCCTATCGTAA
- a CDS encoding acyl-CoA dehydrogenase family protein, which yields MSTDTAKKDILRGGQFLVKETDCEDVFTLEDLNEEQRMMRESTKEFVDRELWAHWERFENKDYAFTEETMRKAGELGLLSVAVPESYGGMGMGFVSTMLVCDYISGATGSFSTAFGAHTGIGTMPITLYGSEEQKQKYVPKLASGEWFGAYCLTEPGAGSDANSGKTKAVLSEDGKSYSISGQKMWISNAGFCNMFIVFARIEDDKNITGFIVENDPSNGITLGDEEKKLGIHSSSTRQVFFNETKVSVENMLSTRGNGFKIAMNALNVGRIKLAAACLDAQRRVIGEATKYANERIQFKTPIMNFGAIKSKIADMATSVYVDESASYRAAKNIEDRIAIREAEGNTHQEAELKGVEEYAIECSILKVAVSEDCQNTTDEGIQIFGGMGFSADTPMESAWRDSRIARIYEGTNEINRMLAVGMLVKKAMKGHVDLLGPATAVGEELMGIPSFDTPDFSELFAEEKDILKRLKKVFLMVAGSAVQKYGPELEKHQQLMLAASDILIEVYMAESALLRTEKNAKRFGEEAQATQIAMSKLYLFNATETIINKGKEAIISFAEGDEQRMMLMGLKRFTKYTNYPNVVALRTQIADKVAADNGYTFD from the coding sequence ATGAGTACAGATACAGCAAAAAAAGATATTCTTAGAGGAGGACAGTTCCTTGTAAAAGAAACCGATTGTGAAGATGTTTTCACACTTGAAGATTTGAACGAAGAGCAACGCATGATGCGTGAGAGTACCAAAGAATTTGTTGACAGAGAGCTTTGGGCACATTGGGAGCGTTTTGAGAATAAAGATTATGCTTTCACTGAAGAAACTATGCGTAAAGCTGGTGAGTTAGGATTATTGAGTGTTGCTGTACCAGAATCTTATGGTGGTATGGGAATGGGCTTTGTTTCTACTATGTTAGTATGTGATTACATCTCTGGAGCTACTGGTTCTTTCAGTACTGCTTTTGGTGCGCATACAGGTATCGGTACAATGCCAATAACCCTTTATGGATCTGAGGAGCAAAAACAAAAATATGTACCAAAATTAGCTTCTGGAGAATGGTTTGGCGCTTATTGCCTTACTGAGCCAGGTGCTGGATCTGATGCAAATTCAGGAAAAACGAAAGCTGTACTTTCTGAAGATGGTAAATCTTACAGTATTTCAGGACAGAAAATGTGGATTTCTAACGCTGGCTTCTGTAACATGTTTATCGTATTTGCACGTATTGAAGATGACAAAAACATTACTGGTTTTATTGTTGAAAATGATCCTAGTAACGGAATTACTTTAGGTGACGAAGAAAAGAAATTAGGTATTCACTCCTCTTCTACTCGTCAAGTTTTCTTCAATGAAACAAAAGTTTCTGTAGAGAATATGCTTTCTACTAGAGGAAACGGATTTAAAATTGCAATGAACGCTTTAAATGTTGGTCGTATTAAATTAGCTGCTGCTTGTTTAGATGCACAACGAAGAGTTATTGGAGAAGCTACTAAATACGCTAACGAGCGTATTCAGTTCAAAACTCCTATCATGAACTTTGGCGCTATTAAATCTAAAATTGCTGACATGGCAACAAGTGTTTATGTTGATGAATCTGCGAGTTACAGAGCTGCAAAGAATATTGAAGATCGTATTGCTATTCGTGAAGCTGAAGGGAATACACACCAAGAAGCTGAATTAAAAGGTGTTGAAGAATATGCTATTGAATGTTCTATTCTTAAAGTAGCAGTTTCTGAAGATTGTCAAAATACTACAGATGAAGGAATCCAGATTTTCGGTGGTATGGGCTTTAGTGCCGATACGCCTATGGAATCTGCTTGGAGAGATTCTAGAATTGCACGTATTTATGAAGGTACCAACGAAATCAATAGAATGTTGGCTGTAGGTATGCTTGTTAAAAAAGCTATGAAAGGTCATGTTGATCTTTTGGGTCCTGCAACTGCTGTTGGTGAAGAGTTAATGGGTATTCCTTCTTTTGATACTCCTGATTTTTCAGAATTATTTGCTGAGGAAAAAGATATTCTAAAAAGATTGAAAAAGGTATTTTTAATGGTTGCCGGTTCTGCCGTTCAGAAATATGGACCAGAATTAGAGAAACACCAACAATTAATGTTGGCGGCATCTGATATTCTTATTGAGGTATATATGGCAGAATCTGCTTTATTACGAACAGAGAAAAATGCAAAACGTTTTGGCGAAGAAGCACAAGCTACACAAATAGCTATGTCTAAATTATATTTATTCAATGCAACTGAAACCATCATCAATAAAGGAAAAGAAGCTATTATTTCTTTTGCTGAAGGTGATGAGCAAAGAATGATGTTAATGGGCCTTAAACGTTTTACAAAATATACAAACTACCCTAATGTAGTTGCCTTACGCACACAAATTGCCGATAAGGTTGCTGCAGACAACGGTTATACGTTTGACTAA
- a CDS encoding pyridoxal phosphate-dependent decarboxylase family protein, producing MNKKLLEQVYNTSDFNLNGHQLIDQLTSHLEDKLHTSSRNAIDWNNPENELEFWRDFLSNGNSEDLFKEITNRTTHIHHPHYIGHQVSPPAPITALTSLISSLLNNGTAVYEMGMSSNAIERIIVEFICQKIGFNDFSGGFLTSGGTLANLTALLSARKAITKKDIWNEGNQNQLGIMVSEEAHYCVDRAARIMGLGEQGIIKVPVTKGFSMDTEVLETKLKEAIENGIEVFAIVGSAPSTATGIFDNLEIIGEFAKKHDIWFHVDGAHGGAGIFSKKYKYSLKGIEQADSVVIDGHKMMMMPALTTALLFKNEINAKTTFSQKADYLLSDSEHEDWYNSGKRTFECTKNMMGIHWFTLLKLYGEEVFDANVTHLYDMGALFANLIEQEPNFELALQPMSNIVCFRYLSPNSDTENLNSLNIKIRQFLLEDGEFYIVQTKLKGKHYLRITVMNPFTTELHFKALINKIKAYVNN from the coding sequence ATGAACAAGAAATTACTAGAGCAGGTTTATAACACTTCAGATTTTAATTTAAACGGGCATCAATTAATTGATCAACTGACTTCACATTTAGAGGATAAGCTACATACATCTTCCCGTAATGCTATTGATTGGAACAATCCTGAAAATGAACTTGAATTTTGGAGAGATTTTTTATCTAACGGAAATAGTGAGGATTTGTTCAAAGAAATCACCAATAGAACCACACATATTCACCACCCACATTATATTGGTCATCAAGTGAGTCCGCCTGCGCCAATTACAGCATTAACAAGTTTAATTAGTTCTCTATTAAATAATGGAACAGCGGTTTATGAAATGGGAATGTCCTCCAATGCAATTGAGCGAATTATTGTAGAGTTCATATGCCAAAAAATTGGGTTCAATGATTTTTCAGGAGGATTTTTAACTTCTGGGGGAACCTTAGCGAACCTGACGGCATTATTGAGTGCTAGAAAAGCCATTACAAAGAAAGATATATGGAATGAAGGCAATCAAAATCAACTGGGAATTATGGTGAGCGAAGAAGCGCATTACTGCGTTGATCGTGCCGCTAGAATCATGGGGTTAGGCGAACAAGGTATTATTAAAGTTCCTGTTACAAAAGGCTTTAGCATGGATACTGAGGTTCTAGAAACCAAACTTAAAGAAGCAATTGAAAATGGTATTGAAGTATTTGCCATTGTTGGTAGTGCACCGTCCACTGCAACTGGAATATTTGATAATCTTGAAATCATAGGTGAGTTTGCTAAAAAACATGATATCTGGTTCCATGTTGACGGTGCCCATGGTGGAGCGGGAATTTTTTCTAAAAAATATAAGTATAGCCTTAAAGGTATTGAGCAAGCGGACTCTGTTGTTATTGACGGACATAAAATGATGATGATGCCGGCATTGACCACTGCCCTACTCTTTAAAAACGAGATCAACGCGAAAACTACATTTAGCCAAAAAGCAGATTACCTATTGTCTGACTCTGAACATGAAGATTGGTACAACTCTGGTAAACGCACGTTTGAATGTACTAAAAACATGATGGGTATTCACTGGTTCACACTCTTAAAACTATACGGAGAAGAAGTCTTTGACGCTAATGTGACCCATCTTTATGATATGGGTGCGCTATTTGCAAATTTAATTGAACAAGAGCCAAATTTTGAATTGGCACTTCAACCCATGTCCAACATAGTATGTTTTAGATACTTATCGCCAAATTCAGATACTGAAAACCTAAACTCCTTAAATATAAAAATTCGCCAATTTCTATTAGAAGATGGTGAATTTTATATTGTACAAACGAAGTTAAAAGGAAAACATTATTTACGTATCACTGTTATGAATCCCTTTACAACAGAGCTACATTTTAAAGCCCTAATTAATAAAATTAAGGCTTATGTCAACAATTGA
- a CDS encoding glycoside hydrolase family 15 protein yields MDNLDYGIIGNCRSAALISKTGSIDWCCLPEFDSPSVFAKLLDENIGGSFEINVDDSYEISQKYEQFTNILITSFKSGNDHFEIHDFMPRYRKEEKKYHSPPELVRYFKHISGKPSFSVLYDPKLEYAMGTTETFIKKDFIASLTHDVKFDTVFLYTSFDKNAVVDSSTITITEDEFMMMGYNEKLLLPTTDRAYLDLQNTKVYWLNWVDLTPTYKKFNEEITRSALTLKLLSYDKTGAVLAAATTSLPETIGEVRNWDYRFCWIRDASMVIKVVSELGHKNVARRYLQFIIDLIPDKAEKLQIMYGINKEKKLTEETLEHLAGYKGSKPVRIGNAAYHQKQNDIYGILMDVIYEQMVKFSIDIENGEDLWAITKGIVWIVSNNWKDADKGIWEFRAEDRHFTFSKVLCWTALDRAIKVAEMLGKKHKIEKWEPIRAEIWKDIYDNAWNEEVGAYTQSYGSKELDASVLLMESYGCVKAKDERYVKTVNAIGKELSNDGLLYRYKNEDDFGLPSSSFTVCTFWYINSLFKIGERKKALEYFERLLSYSNHLGLFSEDIDFKTKRLLGNFPQAYSHLALIECAINFSKKESEDQMMESLRE; encoded by the coding sequence ATGGATAATTTAGACTACGGAATAATAGGGAATTGTAGAAGTGCAGCATTAATTTCAAAGACAGGAAGTATAGACTGGTGTTGTTTACCAGAATTTGATAGTCCGTCGGTATTTGCGAAATTATTAGATGAAAATATTGGTGGTAGTTTTGAGATTAATGTAGATGACAGCTATGAAATCTCACAGAAATATGAACAGTTTACAAATATTTTAATCACATCATTTAAATCTGGCAATGATCATTTTGAAATTCATGATTTTATGCCTAGATACCGTAAAGAGGAGAAAAAATATCATTCTCCGCCAGAACTGGTACGCTATTTTAAGCATATATCAGGTAAACCCAGCTTTTCTGTATTGTATGATCCAAAGTTAGAATATGCAATGGGTACTACAGAAACCTTTATTAAAAAAGATTTTATAGCTAGCCTTACCCATGATGTAAAATTTGATACCGTTTTCTTATATACGTCATTTGATAAAAATGCTGTTGTAGACAGTTCTACCATAACCATTACAGAAGATGAGTTTATGATGATGGGTTATAATGAGAAATTGTTATTGCCAACAACAGATAGAGCTTACCTAGATTTACAGAATACAAAGGTATATTGGTTAAATTGGGTAGACTTAACACCTACATATAAAAAGTTCAACGAGGAAATTACCAGAAGTGCATTGACCTTAAAACTTTTGAGCTATGATAAAACTGGAGCCGTACTTGCAGCGGCAACGACTTCATTACCGGAAACTATTGGTGAAGTACGTAATTGGGATTATCGTTTCTGTTGGATACGTGATGCATCTATGGTAATTAAGGTTGTATCTGAACTAGGGCACAAGAATGTAGCTAGACGCTATTTACAATTCATTATAGATTTAATTCCGGATAAGGCAGAGAAGCTGCAAATTATGTACGGAATTAATAAGGAGAAAAAACTAACGGAGGAAACACTAGAACACTTAGCAGGTTATAAAGGCTCAAAACCAGTACGTATTGGTAATGCGGCATACCACCAAAAACAGAATGATATTTATGGTATTCTGATGGATGTGATATATGAGCAGATGGTAAAATTCAGCATTGATATAGAGAATGGCGAGGATTTATGGGCGATAACAAAAGGAATCGTTTGGATCGTTAGCAACAACTGGAAAGATGCCGATAAAGGTATTTGGGAGTTTCGTGCGGAAGACAGGCATTTTACCTTCTCTAAGGTTTTATGTTGGACAGCCTTAGATCGTGCTATAAAAGTGGCAGAGATGTTAGGTAAAAAACATAAAATTGAAAAATGGGAACCAATTAGAGCTGAAATCTGGAAAGATATCTATGATAATGCATGGAATGAGGAAGTAGGGGCATACACGCAATCTTACGGTTCCAAAGAGCTAGATGCTTCCGTATTACTGATGGAATCTTATGGTTGTGTAAAAGCTAAAGATGAGCGCTATGTAAAAACGGTTAATGCAATTGGTAAAGAATTAAGTAATGACGGGTTGCTATACCGTTATAAGAATGAAGATGATTTTGGTTTGCCATCATCATCATTTACGGTATGTACATTCTGGTATATAAATAGCTTGTTCAAAATTGGAGAACGCAAGAAAGCACTTGAATATTTTGAACGATTATTGAGTTATAGTAATCATTTAGGTCTGTTTAGTGAAGATATTGATTTTAAGACCAAAAGATTGTTAGGGAACTTCCCTCAAGCATACTCACATTTAGCACTAATAGAGTGTGCTATAAACTTCTCTAAAAAAGAAAGTGAAGATCAAATGATGGAGTCTCTAAGAGAATAA